The proteins below come from a single Aegilops tauschii subsp. strangulata cultivar AL8/78 chromosome 6, Aet v6.0, whole genome shotgun sequence genomic window:
- the LOC109786694 gene encoding ribosome biogenesis protein BRX1 homolog 2 yields the protein MAKKRKRSSDAPAPAVVEKPDDSAPERPERTLFGFKDQPDSAAEPASKDAGPFFRNKEKVLITCSRRIIYRYRHLMQNVVSLLPHAKKDSKVESKQSKGSALNELVELRSCSSCLFFECRKQKDLYLWMVKSPAGPSVKFLVNAVHTMEELKLTGNHLKGSRPLLTFSSNFDQQPHWKLLKEMITQIFATPKDHRKAKPFHDHVFVFSIVDDHIWFRNYQISVPHNEIDKVDKGGLDKITLVEVGPRFCLNPIKIFGGSFGGPTLYENPFYVSPNQIRALEKRKKAGKYAKKVKAKVRRKMHEMENTLEPDEFADLWKGED from the exons ATggcgaagaagaggaagcgcAGCTCCGATGCTCCCGCGCCCGCCGTCGTAGAGAAGCCCGACGACTCTGCGCCGGAGCGGCCGGAGCGCACCCTCTTCGGCTTCAAGGACCAGCCGGACTCCGCCGCCGAGCCTGCTTCCAAGGACGCGGGCCCCTTCTTCCGGAACAAGGAGAAGGTGCTCATTACGTGCTCCCGCCGCATCATCTACAG ATACCGGCACCTGATGCAGAACGTGGTGTCGCTGCTGCCGCACGCCAAGAAGGACAGCAAGGTCGAGTCCAAGCAGAGCAAGGGCAGCGCGCTCAACGAGCTGGTCGAGCTCAGGAGCTGCTCCAGCTGCCTCTTTTTCGAG TGCAGAAAACAGAAAGATCTTTACCTTTGGATGGTCAAGTCTCCCGCAGGGCCATCAGTGAAATTTCTAGTCAATGCTG TTCACACTATGGAGGAACTCAAGCTCACGGGTAACCATCTGAAAGGGTCACGTCCTCTGCTAACATTTTCTTCAAATTTTGACCAGCAACCTCACTGGAAACTCTTGAAGGAAATGATAACTCAA ATTTTTGCTACTCCAAAAGATCATCGGAAGGCAAAACCTTTTCATGATCATGTGTTTGTCTTCTCCATTGTGGATGACCACATTTGGTTCAGAAATTACCAG ATTTCTGTACCCCACAATGAGATTGATAAAGTTGATAAAGGAGGCCTAGATAAAATTACACTTGTTGAG GTTGGCCCCAGATTCTGTTTGAATCCAATCAAAATATTTGGTGGTAGTTTTGGTGGCCCCACATTGTATGAGAACCCATTCTATGTGTCTCCCAATCAG ATCCGCGCTCTAGAGAAGCGGAAGAAGGCAGGCAAGTACGCCAAGAAAGTGAAGGCCAAGGTGAGGAGGAAGATGCATGAGATGGAGAACACCCTGGAGCCTGATGAGTTTGCTGATCTTTGGAAAGGGGAAGACTAG
- the LOC109786695 gene encoding large ribosomal subunit protein eL6 — MAPTSKMALGIKRASRSHTYHRRGLWAIKAKHGGAFPKAEKPAAVAEPKFYPADDVKPRTASTRKPKPTKLRSTITPGTVLILLAGRYMGKRVVFLKQLKSGLLLISGPFKINGVPVRRVNQAYVIATSTKVDISGVKVEKFDDKYFARDKKTRAKKTEGELFETEKETTKNLPEFKKDDQKAIDAELIKAIEAVPDLKNYLGARFSLRDGDKPHEMTF; from the exons ATGGCGCCGACCTCCAAGATGGCCCTGGGCATCAAGCGCGCGTCGCGGTCGCACACCTACCACCGCCGCGGGCTGTGGGCCATCAAGGCCAAGCACGGCGGAGCCTTCCCCAAGGCCGAGAAGCCAGCCGCCGTCGCCGAGCCCAAGTTCTACCCCGCCGACGACGTCAAGCCCCGCACCGCCAGCACCCGCAAGCCTAAGCCCACCAAGCTCAG GTCGACCATCACGCCCGGTACGGTGCTGATCCTGCTCGCTGGGAGGTACATGGGGAAGCGCGTGGTGTTCCTCAAGCAGCTCAAGTCTGGCCTGCTCCTCATCTCTG GACCTTTCAAGATCAATGGTGTGCCAGTTCGCCGGGTGAACCAGGCTTATGTCATTGCCACATCCACAAAGGTTGACATCTCTGGTGTTAAGGTGGAGAAGTTCGATGACAAGTACTTCGCCAGGGACAAGAAGACTAGGGCAAAGAAGACTGAAGGGGAGCTGTTCGAGACTGAGAAGGAG ACTACCAAGAATCTGCCAGAGTTCAAAAAAGACGACCAGAAGGCCATCGATGCTGAGTTGATCAAAGCTATTGAGGCTGTCCCTGACCTTAAGAACTATCTTGGTGCCCGGTTCTCTCTCAGGGATGGTGACAAGCCCCATGAGATGACCTTCTAA